The following DNA comes from Spirulina major PCC 6313.
GCACCTTTAAATTGAAGTTTTGGAGATTGGCAGCGTATGTACGGACAAAGTTCTACTTTGGCTCAGAATACTGAGTCTGGGAGTCGGATGTTTATTTATGAGGTTGTCGGTCTACGCCAGAACAATCAGACGGATAGGCTGAACTACTCCCTCCGTCGCAGTGGCAGTACGTTTGTTACGGTTCCTTACAGCCGGATGAACGAAGAGATGCAGCGAATCCTGCGCTTAGGCGGCAAAATCGTCAGCATCAAACCCCTGAGTGGCGAACCCCCGACGCAACCGGCAGGAACGACAACCTCAGTACCATCCTCGGACGATACTGTGAGCCAAACCATGATTGTTCATCCCAAACCCACTGACAATAAAATTCCCGTTAACATCTACAAGCCTAAAACCCCCTTCACGGGGAAATGCTTGGACAACTACGAACTCGTCCGAGAAGGGGGGACGGGGACTGTGCGCCATCTGACCTTTGATCTATCCGGGGGTGATCTTCACTACCTCGAAGGGCAAAGTATTGGGATTATCCCGCCGGGAACCGATGACAACGGCAAGCCCCACAAATTGCGTTTATATTCGATCGCCTCGACCCGTCATGGCGATCGCGAAGACAACAAAACAGTGTCCCTCTGTGTGCGTCAGCTTGAATATCAGCACCCCGAAACCAACGAAACCGTCTATGGGGTTTGTTCGAGCTACCTCTGTGGCCTTGAAACCGGTGCTGATGTCACCATCACCGGGCCCGTTGGGAAAGAAATGCTGCTCCCCGATGACGAAGATGCCACCGTGGTGATGTTAGCCACCGGCACGGGGATTGCACCGTTCCGCGCTTTCCTGTGGCGGATGTTCAAAGAAAAGCA
Coding sequences within:
- the petH gene encoding ferredoxin--NADP reductase; protein product: MYGQSSTLAQNTESGSRMFIYEVVGLRQNNQTDRLNYSLRRSGSTFVTVPYSRMNEEMQRILRLGGKIVSIKPLSGEPPTQPAGTTTSVPSSDDTVSQTMIVHPKPTDNKIPVNIYKPKTPFTGKCLDNYELVREGGTGTVRHLTFDLSGGDLHYLEGQSIGIIPPGTDDNGKPHKLRLYSIASTRHGDREDNKTVSLCVRQLEYQHPETNETVYGVCSSYLCGLETGADVTITGPVGKEMLLPDDEDATVVMLATGTGIAPFRAFLWRMFKEKHEGYQFKGLAWLIFGIPYSANILYQEELEKLAAEFPDNFRLTYAISREQQNEDGSKMYVQSRVSEYADELFEMIQKPKTHVYMCGLKGMEPPISETFTQEAEKRDMHWDDLRKQMKKEHRWHVEVY